The proteins below come from a single Thermodesulfovibrionales bacterium genomic window:
- a CDS encoding HesA/MoeB/ThiF family protein — protein sequence MDFKKYHRQMLIDGWGEEGQLRLKNSSVFIAGAGGLGSPVSLYLAAAGIGKIIICDFDRIEETNLNRQILHRPSRLGMSKVQSAKESLLEINPDIEIVAIEEKITDTNASQLVGDADIIIDCMDNFETRYVLNRVAISKKIPMVFGSIYAMQGMLTFLHYPETPCLQCIYPEAPPKETFPVVGTTPGVIGALQAFEAIKYLVNIGKNLKGRLLYWDGGSGAEFKLFKIRKDPSCPACGRD from the coding sequence GTGGATTTTAAAAAATATCACAGACAGATGCTTATAGATGGCTGGGGCGAGGAGGGTCAGCTCAGGCTAAAAAATTCCTCTGTTTTTATTGCTGGTGCAGGAGGCCTTGGTAGTCCTGTGTCATTATACCTTGCCGCTGCAGGTATTGGAAAGATAATCATCTGTGATTTCGACAGGATTGAAGAGACAAACCTGAACAGACAGATACTACACAGACCTTCAAGACTGGGTATGAGCAAGGTTCAGTCAGCAAAAGAGAGTCTTTTAGAAATAAATCCTGATATAGAGATTGTAGCAATTGAGGAAAAAATTACTGATACCAATGCCTCTCAGCTTGTTGGTGATGCAGATATAATTATTGATTGCATGGATAATTTTGAAACAAGGTATGTTCTTAATAGAGTGGCAATAAGTAAAAAGATTCCCATGGTTTTTGGAAGTATTTATGCTATGCAGGGCATGCTAACATTCCTTCATTATCCCGAGACTCCCTGCCTGCAGTGTATCTATCCTGAGGCCCCTCCGAAGGAGACCTTTCCTGTTGTAGGCACCACTCCTGGCGTGATAGGGGCATTGCAGGCCTTTGAGGCCATAAAATATCTTGTTAATATTGGAAAAAATCTTAAAGGAAGGCTCCTATACTGGGATGGTGGCTCGGGTGCTGAATTTAA